From Strigops habroptila isolate Jane chromosome 1, bStrHab1.2.pri, whole genome shotgun sequence, a single genomic window includes:
- the ENKUR gene encoding enkurin, protein MFGSPPPPARFSVSGRRAKKPYAEESISNLLPRLEEKPVKPPRYISIYRPFVKCEAEKNKAQWKTMGPAKVAVPSPKNFLQKHSKEPKLPARKKEQDPKKLPELSVPRRTDRPVMGIQSKKNFINTNAVAVITGLPKKPQPIYVDRRQGDKYLLETSGLLPKYIKKKDYGVTPKYVTRRNEERERAQKEYEASILENLRKKAMKRLTDEERRSLLQGLKKNWEEVYHEFQGLPVEMDTIPKKINKEKLEIQMKQLEHDIDVIEKHKVIYIANE, encoded by the exons ATGTTCGGGTCCCCTCCGCCACCTGCGCGCTTCTCCGTGTCCGGCCGCAGGGCGAAGAAGCCGTATGCCGAGGAGAGCATCAGTAACCTCCTGCCCCGCCTGGAGGAGAAGCCTGTCAAACCTCCCAG atatatatccatatatagACCATTTGTGAAGtgtgaagcagagaaaaataaagctcagTGGAAAACTATGGGACCAGCAAAAGTTGCAGTGCCATCTCCAaaaaattttctgcagaaacattCAAAGGAACCCAAGCTACCAGCTA gaaaaaaagaacaggatcCTAAGAAATTGCCTGAATTATCAGTGCCACGGAGGACAGATCGCCCAGTTATGGGAATTCAGagtaaaaagaattttataaatacaaatgcaGTTGCTGTTATCACAGGGCTGCCTAAAAAACCTCAACCTATTTATGTTGATAGAAGACAGGGAGATAAATATCTGCTTGAAACTTCAGGACTTCTTCcaaaatacattaagaaaaag GATTATGGTGTTACACCAAAATACGTAACACggagaaatgaagaaagggagagagctCAGAAAGAATATGAGGCCAGTATCTTGGAGAATCTCAGGAAAAAAGCCATGAAACGGCTAACTGATGAAGAAAGGAGAAGTCTTCTGCAG GGGCTGAAAAAGAACTGGGAGGAAGTGTATCATGAATTTCAGGGTCTTCCAGTAGAAATGGACACCATCCCCaagaagataaataaagaaaagctggaaatacAGATGAAACAACTGGAGCATGACATAGATGTAATTGAGAAGCACAAAGTTATCTACATTGCAAACGagtaa